In Candidatus Epulonipiscium sp., a genomic segment contains:
- a CDS encoding AI-2E family transporter, which translates to MRLPWDKQYLKISFHVIFTLIVIFGIGILIKNIIPITVSISLIISKILSILSPFFLGIAIAYLLDPLVNNYQDIVVEPICQKIKDRKLSTKKTKNIREKVKKEDTRTCSTLLTYTTVIFVIVLMGAFVSTSFGNHKGFRNMDNVVIGIRTYANSFNDMIYSVQQSLEKMGFLQEAENIVEEFTSKIGGIVQNTSAKIIEGITKAGNKVVDFAMALVISFYLLKDKKKFINFTNKFLETFIPDRVYKNFKSFWVDVDYVLSGYIRGQLMDSFIMGVLIGISVAIIGIDFPIIIGIIAGISNIIPYFGPIIGMIPAALMGLISGNPMKALYAVITLFILQQIDGAIIAPKIVGESVDVHPVAIVVAIIAGGSLFGLVGMLLAVPVAALLKLIFIRYIDSKAQEKSG; encoded by the coding sequence ATGAGATTGCCGTGGGATAAACAATATTTAAAAATATCATTCCACGTTATATTTACACTGATAGTGATATTTGGGATAGGTATTCTTATTAAAAATATTATTCCTATAACTGTAAGTATAAGTTTAATTATCTCAAAAATACTTTCGATACTATCCCCTTTTTTTCTGGGGATAGCCATCGCCTATTTACTTGATCCTTTAGTAAATAATTATCAAGATATTGTGGTAGAGCCCATATGCCAGAAAATAAAGGATAGGAAACTATCCACTAAAAAAACAAAGAATATAAGAGAGAAAGTAAAAAAAGAAGATACAAGAACATGCTCTACATTACTTACTTATACTACGGTTATATTTGTGATTGTACTAATGGGAGCATTTGTTTCCACTAGCTTTGGAAATCACAAGGGCTTTAGGAATATGGATAATGTAGTTATCGGCATTAGGACATATGCAAATTCTTTTAATGATATGATCTATAGTGTACAACAAAGCTTAGAGAAAATGGGATTTTTGCAGGAAGCAGAAAATATAGTTGAAGAGTTTACATCAAAAATTGGAGGCATTGTACAAAATACCAGTGCAAAGATAATAGAAGGAATTACAAAGGCGGGAAACAAAGTAGTAGATTTTGCAATGGCATTGGTTATTTCGTTTTATTTATTGAAAGATAAGAAAAAATTTATAAATTTTACTAATAAGTTTTTAGAAACTTTTATTCCTGATAGGGTTTATAAAAACTTTAAAAGTTTTTGGGTTGATGTGGATTATGTTTTATCAGGATATATAAGGGGACAATTAATGGACTCTTTTATCATGGGTGTACTCATTGGAATAAGTGTTGCAATCATTGGGATTGACTTTCCTATTATTATAGGAATAATAGCAGGAATATCTAATATTATCCCTTATTTTGGGCCGATAATAGGGATGATACCGGCAGCTTTAATGGGCTTAATAAGTGGTAATCCGATGAAAGCTTTGTATGCAGTAATTACACTTTTTATTCTACAGCAAATCGACGGAGCAATCATCGCTCCAAAAATTGTAGGGGAAAGTGTAGATGTTCATCCTGTTGCTATTGTAGTAGCCATTATAGCTGGAGGCTCTTTGTTTGGTCTAGTAGGAATGCTTTTGGCAGTACCTGTTGCAGCACTTTTAAAACTAATATTCATCAGATATATAGATAGTAAAGCACAAGAGAAATCGGGATAG
- a CDS encoding tyrosine--tRNA ligase → MRNAFDVLNERGFIQQTTHESEIRELLGRESVTFYIGFDPTADSLHVGHFVTIMAMAHMQRAGHRPIALIGGGTGMIGDPTGKSDMRKMMTEETVNHNSNCFKKQLSKFIEFGEDKAIMVNNADWLLNLNYISFLREIGVHFSVNRMLTFESYKARMEKGLSFLEFNYTLMQSYDFLELYRRYNCKLQLGGNDQWSNILGGVELIRRIGNDDSFGMTFTLLTTSEGNKMGKTESGAIWLDSEKTSPYDFYQYWRNIADADVKKCLSLLTFLPMDEVNKLSSLEGAEINRAKEVLAFEVTKIVHGEEEAKKAETAAKALFSGGTKGGSIPTTEISRIEFKEGIDILTLLQKTELIQSRSEGRRLVFQGGIKIEENKIIDIDHRVQLTDFKEDGIMIQKGKKVFHRVQLV, encoded by the coding sequence ATGAGGAATGCATTTGATGTTCTAAACGAGAGAGGATTTATACAACAAACAACCCATGAAAGTGAAATAAGAGAATTGTTAGGAAGAGAATCAGTGACTTTTTATATAGGCTTTGATCCTACTGCCGATAGTCTGCATGTAGGTCATTTTGTCACAATTATGGCTATGGCGCATATGCAAAGAGCGGGACATAGACCTATTGCCCTTATTGGTGGGGGTACGGGTATGATAGGTGACCCTACCGGTAAGTCTGATATGAGAAAAATGATGACAGAAGAAACTGTGAACCATAATTCCAATTGTTTTAAAAAACAGCTTTCTAAGTTTATTGAATTTGGAGAAGATAAAGCCATTATGGTTAATAATGCTGATTGGCTTCTTAATTTAAACTATATCTCTTTTTTAAGAGAAATTGGAGTTCATTTTTCTGTAAATAGAATGCTTACCTTTGAAAGTTATAAGGCTCGAATGGAAAAAGGTCTTTCCTTCCTAGAATTCAATTATACTCTTATGCAATCCTACGATTTCCTAGAGTTATATAGAAGATATAACTGTAAATTACAATTAGGTGGAAATGATCAATGGTCTAATATCCTAGGAGGCGTAGAGTTAATCCGCCGCATAGGCAATGATGATTCCTTTGGTATGACCTTTACCCTCCTTACTACCAGCGAAGGAAATAAAATGGGTAAAACTGAATCAGGAGCCATATGGTTAGATTCCGAAAAGACCTCCCCTTATGACTTCTACCAATACTGGAGAAATATTGCCGATGCAGATGTTAAAAAATGCCTATCACTTCTTACCTTCCTTCCTATGGATGAAGTAAACAAGCTCAGTTCCCTAGAAGGAGCAGAAATAAATAGGGCAAAAGAAGTTTTAGCCTTTGAAGTTACAAAAATAGTTCATGGGGAAGAAGAGGCAAAAAAGGCAGAGACTGCAGCAAAAGCCCTTTTTAGTGGTGGCACTAAGGGTGGCTCTATTCCTACTACTGAGATTTCAAGAATTGAATTTAAGGAGGGTATTGATATTTTAACCCTTCTTCAAAAAACTGAACTCATCCAATCCCGTTCTGAAGGTCGCCGCTTGGTTTTTCAAGGTGGTATCAAAATAGAAGAAAATAAAATTATAGACATTGACCATCGGGTGCAATTAACTGACTTCAAAGAGGATGGTATAATGATTCAAAAGGGAAAAAAAGTATTTCATAGGGTTCAACTAGTATAA
- a CDS encoding aminoacyl-histidine dipeptidase, producing the protein MNNKLEGLEPRSLWYYFEKISQIPRGSGNEKGISDYLVRFAQENKLWVMQDKALNIIIKKPGTKDYENAPTVILQGHMDMVCEKDEDVEHDFLKDPLRLKVKGDFVFAEGTTLGADNGIAVAYSLALLASKDIPHPPLEVIITTEEETGMEGAAKLDASLLTGKILINMDSEEEGEFLVSCAGGGRTHLVLKPNWINEEKKAPVYSIQIRKLRGGHSGQEIDKERGNANKMMGRILTGIQEQIPFNLISINGGAKDNVISRETDAIIQIEEEYIDKLTNYIKEWNDIFRNEYRISDPEVVVKLEFIREMTHRYLSEDTKKKAITVLTLIPNGIQSMSMDIKGLVESSTNLGVVTTDKDEIRFISAVRSSVKSRKEFIMKQTKILADMIGADYFTKGEYPEWQYVSDSKIRGIFEEVYENMYGNKPKINAIHAGVECGFFAEKIKGIDIISMGPNMWDIHTPNEKLSISSANRTWEFLLAVLKKIR; encoded by the coding sequence ATGAATAATAAGTTGGAAGGATTAGAACCTAGAAGCCTATGGTATTACTTTGAAAAGATTAGCCAAATACCTAGGGGCTCAGGTAATGAAAAAGGCATTAGTGATTACTTAGTTAGGTTTGCACAGGAAAATAAATTATGGGTTATGCAGGATAAAGCTTTAAATATTATCATCAAAAAGCCTGGGACTAAAGATTATGAAAATGCTCCTACTGTAATACTTCAAGGACATATGGACATGGTATGTGAAAAAGATGAAGATGTAGAACATGACTTCTTAAAAGATCCTCTACGATTAAAAGTTAAAGGAGATTTTGTTTTTGCTGAGGGCACGACATTAGGAGCGGATAATGGAATTGCCGTGGCATATAGTTTAGCACTTCTAGCCTCAAAAGATATTCCCCATCCACCTTTGGAGGTTATTATCACAACTGAAGAAGAAACAGGAATGGAAGGCGCAGCCAAACTAGACGCGTCCTTATTAACGGGCAAAATACTTATCAATATGGATTCGGAGGAAGAGGGAGAATTTTTGGTTAGTTGCGCAGGGGGTGGACGTACTCACTTAGTACTAAAACCAAATTGGATTAATGAAGAAAAAAAAGCTCCTGTATATTCTATTCAAATAAGAAAATTAAGGGGTGGTCATTCAGGACAAGAAATAGATAAAGAAAGAGGTAATGCCAATAAAATGATGGGAAGGATTCTCACAGGTATCCAAGAGCAAATCCCCTTTAATCTAATATCTATTAATGGAGGGGCAAAGGACAATGTTATTTCAAGAGAAACCGATGCTATCATTCAAATTGAAGAAGAATATATAGATAAACTCACCAACTATATTAAAGAGTGGAATGATATATTTAGAAATGAATATAGAATTTCCGATCCTGAAGTTGTAGTAAAATTAGAATTCATAAGGGAAATGACCCATAGGTATTTATCAGAAGATACTAAGAAAAAAGCAATTACGGTACTTACTCTAATTCCTAATGGCATACAGTCTATGAGTATGGACATAAAAGGATTAGTAGAAAGCTCTACTAATTTAGGAGTTGTAACCACCGATAAAGATGAAATACGTTTTATAAGCGCCGTTAGAAGTTCAGTCAAAAGCCGTAAGGAGTTTATTATGAAACAGACAAAAATACTTGCTGATATGATAGGAGCAGATTATTTTACAAAGGGTGAATATCCAGAATGGCAATATGTGTCTGATTCTAAAATACGAGGTATTTTTGAGGAAGTCTACGAGAATATGTATGGTAATAAACCAAAAATAAATGCAATACATGCAGGGGTGGAATGTGGATTTTTTGCTGAAAAAATAAAAGGAATCGACATCATTTCTATGGGTCCTAATATGTGGGATATTCATACCCCAAATGAAAAATTAAGTATATCCTCTGCTAACAGAACCTGGGAATTCCTACTTGCAGTTTTAAAGAAAATAAGATAA